The following are encoded in a window of Carya illinoinensis cultivar Pawnee chromosome 15, C.illinoinensisPawnee_v1, whole genome shotgun sequence genomic DNA:
- the LOC122296422 gene encoding probable disease resistance protein RPP1 gives MKRLRVFINRNARFSCTPNYLSDKLRVLDWYNYPSPYLPCDFQGKNLVVFRMRDSIIKELGVGFKPKNLTSMAFESCSYLTEIPDLSSTHNLKELLVTYCDNVVKVHDSVGSLKYLSTLSFFACSKLQILPRSLKLRSLSRFDLGCCSSLRDLPEIECKIEALCELKLSGTAVEELPLSIGNIVGLNTLDLSYCKNLMRLPIALIQLQYLDYIYFAGVTNFVKKMVRDDGKSLDLPNDSTTMEGNISNSSTALQVSNLQISCSHSESNFFPLYSFFTMFNSSTNLGLLVLSETDIVSLPTSIKGFVALTDLHLANCHKLEEIAELPPNLVQLDVSGCKSLERFSEVSKILEFNGSHIRSLKYIDMRDCHKMHENIWNDKVENPLLWKGLYDYDAALFPENHEIPNWFKYVHEFLDNEMEKGPDDDARWRGTEERDDYARRWGTGEEWAIDIKGPHHLEDISGIVLYVVHFITNAGGQYRIPHDVKINSKGSNHVCGVEGVQLIFRGCSNERRIEYNIWVGYSNLQSFEQEVLDNLQVQFCVGPLRHVVTMPFYTSCRAKVVYKNETRANRKRKMGEANVPNSPQQLLA, from the exons ATGAAAAGACTTAGAGTCTTTATTAATCGTAATGCACGTTTTTCTTGTACACCCAATTATCTTTCTGACAAGTTAAGAGTCCTTGATTGGTATAACTATCCTTCACCATATTTGCCATGTGATTTTCAAGGGAAGAATCTCGTTGTGTTTAGAATGCGTGATAGCATCATCAAGGAACTAGGGGTTGGATTCAAGCCCAAG AATTTGACATCCATGGCTTTCGAGTCTTGTAGTTACTTAACAGAAATTCCGGATCTTTCAAGCACCCATAATTTGAAGGAATTGCTTGTCACATATTGTGACAATGTAGTTAAGGTGCATGATTCCGTTGGATCTTTGAAATATCTTTCTACGTTGAGTTTTTTTGCATGCTCTAAACTCcaaattcttccaagaagccttaaGTTGAGATCTTTAAGCCGGTTTGATCTTGGATGTTGCTCAAGCCTTCGTGATCTTCCTGAAATCGAGTGTAAAATAGAAGCTTTATGTGAATTGAAACTATCTGGCACTGCAGTAGAAGAACTACCTTTATCCATTGGGAACATTGTTGGACTTAATACTTTAGATCTAAGTTATTGCAAAAACCTTATGCGTCTCCCAATTGCTTTGATCCAGTTGCAATATTTAGACTATATTTATTTTGCGGGAGTTACAAATTTTGTAAAGAAGATGGTGAGGGATGATGGAAAATCCCTTGATCTGCCTAACGATTCTACAACAATGGAAGGCAACATATCAAATTCAAGCACTGCATTACAAGTATCGAATCTTCAAATTAGTTGTTCCCATTCAGAATCAAATTTCTTTCCACTATATAGTTTCTTTACAATGTTTAATTCCTCTACCAACTTGGGTTTGTTAGTTTTATCGGAGACTGATATTGTTAGCCTTCCCACGAGCATCAAAGGATTCGTTGCACTAACTGATCTTCACTTGGCAAATTGTCATAAACTCGAAGAAATAGCAGAGCTTCCTCCAAATTTAGTACAATTAGATGTTAGTGGATGCAAGTCACTAGAAAGATTTTCGGAAGTATCAAAAATATTGGAATTCAATGGAAGCCACATCAGATCGCTAAAATACATTGATATGCGTGACTGCCACAAAATGCATGAGAATATATGGAATGATAAAGTGGAAAATCCTTTATTGTGgaag GGACTCTATGATTATGACGCTGCTTTGTTTCCGGAAAATCATGAGATTCCAAACTGGTTCAAatatgttcatgagtttttagataatgagatgGAGAAGGGGCCTGATGATGATGCCCGATGGAGGGGAACAGAAGAACGTGATGATTATGCCCGACGGTGGGGAACAGGAGAAGAATGGGCAATAGATATCAAGGGGCCACACCATTTGGAGGATATTAGTGGAATTGTCTTGTATGTCGTACACTTTATCACTAATGCTGGTGGCCAGTACAGAATTCCTCATGATGTTAAGATTAACAGTAAGGGCTCAAATCATGTATGCGGTGTTGAAGGGGTACAATTGATTTTTCGTGGTTGCAGCAACGAGAGAcgaattgaatataatatatggGTGGGGTACTCCAATTTACAATCTTTTGAGCAAGAGGTTTTGGACAACTTGCAAGTCCAATTTTGTGTCGGTCCTCTTAGGCACGTAGTTACGATGCCGTTTTATACAAGTTGTAGAGCCAAGGTGGTATACAAGAATGAAACGAGagcaaacagaaaaagaaaaatgggtgaaGCCAATGTTCCAAACAGTCCTCAACAGCTATTGGCTTAA
- the LOC122296971 gene encoding disease resistance protein RUN1-like, producing the protein MAFQLGASSSSSSPSIFLWNHDVFLSFRGKDVRHNFIAHLNHALCRSGIKTYIDNNLERGEEISPALFKVIEESQISIIVLSKNYAESRWCLDELLKILDCKEGMQQILLPIFYHVDPTEVRHQKGIFGESFNKLGDKLKDNAKMEKWKDALETVANLSDFPLVCFRDDESEFIQKIIMWVNQKIEKRMPLSVAKHPIGIESRIRDIYQRLSIERNDIIRVVGIFGTGGIGKTTIANDIYNQISSQFEGSCFLRNIRETSKQGGGLIQLQNTLLSEILGTKLDINDVHRGVNVIRDRLQSKKILLIFDDVDKMVQLEKLVGDLAWFGSGSRVIITTRDQHLLDNSKVDSKYKVRALDDTEALQLFSLYAFEEKEPLKDYVDLSKQVTNYVQGFH; encoded by the exons ATGGCCTTTCAATTAGGagcttcttcctcctcttcatctCCTTCCATCTTTCTATGGAATCATGATGTATTCTTGAGCTTTAGAGGTAAAGATGTTCGCCATAATTTTATTGCTCATCTAAATCATGCTTTGTGTCGAAGTGGAATCAAGACTTATATAGACAACAATCTTGAAAGAGGAGAGGAAATTTCACCGGCACTTTTCAAAGTTATTGAAGAGTCACAGATTTCGATCATTGTACTCTCTAAAAACTATGCAGAATCTAGATGGTGCTTAGATGAGCTATTGAAGATTCTTGATTGCAAGGAAGGAATGCAACAAATTCTTCTACCAATTTTTTATCATGTGGATCCAACAGAAGTACGGCATCAAAAAGGGATTTTTGGGGAATCCTTTAATAAACTTGGAGATAAGCTCAAGGATAATGCAAAGATGGAGAAATGGAAGGACGCTTTGGAAACAGTCGCCAATTTGTCTGATTTCCCATTAGTGTGCTTCCG GGATGATGAATCAGAATTTATCCAAAAAATCATTATGTGGGTGaaccaaaaaatagaaaagcgAATGCCTTTAAGCGTTGCCAAGCATCCAATTGGGATAGAATCTCGTATACGAGACATTTATCAGCGTTTAAGTATCGAAAGGAATGATATTATACGCGTGGTAGGGATATTCGGAACCGGTGGAATTGGTAAGACAACTATTGCAAACGATATTTATAATCAGATTTCTTCTCAATTTGAAGGAAGCTGTTTCTTGAGAAATATTagagaaacttcaaaacaagGAGGAGGTCTGATTCAGCTACAAAATACACTTCTTTCAGAGATCTTAGGAACAAAATTGGATATTAATGATGTCCATAGAGGAGTCAATGTAATTAGGGATAGACTTCAATCTAAAAAGATTCTACTAATTTTTGATGATGTGGATAAAATGGTCCAACTAGAAAAATTAGTTGGAGATCTTGCTTGGTTTGGTTCAGGAAGTAGAGTTATCataacaacaagagatcaacaTTTATTGGATAACTCTAAAGTTGATTCAAAATACAAGGTGAGGGCTTTGGATGACACTGAAGCTCTTCAACTCTTTAGCTTGTATGCTTTTGAGGAAAAGGAACCGTTGAAGGATTATGTGGACCTCTCTAAACAAGTAACAAACTATGTTCAGGGCTTCCACTAG
- the LOC122296424 gene encoding uncharacterized protein LOC122296424 isoform X1: MASKFVEESGRSGEFLLGKIAKNIKQLKQYSNEKVVEQQKDNRIDCQEYYCSNGGLLSSKDDYLLCFGDPQRIPSEHGSTCVEVERSNSGFIIFAKTCQLHSTYIVFPSLAFLAQVVCQPLLLLFLWNLRLHAYWQSCPCMFDANQKNIAQSVPTLLRHIWKNVLFLPLELY; encoded by the exons ATGGCAAGCAAATTCGTCGAGGAAAGTGGTAGGTCGGGTGAATTTTTGCTCGGGAAAATTGCGAAGAACATCAAGCAACTGAAGCAGTACTCCAATGAAAAGGTGGTCGAGCAGCAGAAGGACAACCGCATTGATTGTCAAGAATATTATTGCTCAAATGGTGGTTTACTTTCGAGTAAG GATGATTATTTGCTTTGCTTTGGTGATCCACAAAGAATACCAAG TGAACATGGAAGCACGTGTGTAGAAGTGGAAAGAAGCAACTCCGGTTTCATCATATTTGCCAAAACTTGTCAGCTCCATTCAACATATATAGTATTTCCAAGTTTAGCATTTTTAGCCCAAGTGGTTTGCCAGCCCTTGTTGCTACTATTTCTTTGGAATCTCAG GTTGCATGCGTATTGGCAGTCTTGCCCATGCATGTTTGATGCGAATCAGAAGAATATTGCTCAAAGTGTACCTACGCTCCTTAGACACATTTGGAAGAATGTTCTTTTCCTTCCATTGGAACTATACTAA
- the LOC122296424 gene encoding uncharacterized protein LOC122296424 isoform X3, with protein sequence MKRWSSSRRTTALIVKNIIAQMVVYFRDDYLLCFGDPQRIPSEHGSTCVEVERSNSGFIIFAKTCQLHSTYIVFPSLAFLAQVVCQPLLLLFLWNLRLHAYWQSCPCMFDANQKNIAQSVPTLLRHIWKNVLFLPLELY encoded by the exons ATGAAAAGGTGGTCGAGCAGCAGAAGGACAACCGCATTGATTGTCAAGAATATTATTGCTCAAATGGTGGTTTACTTTCGA GATGATTATTTGCTTTGCTTTGGTGATCCACAAAGAATACCAAG TGAACATGGAAGCACGTGTGTAGAAGTGGAAAGAAGCAACTCCGGTTTCATCATATTTGCCAAAACTTGTCAGCTCCATTCAACATATATAGTATTTCCAAGTTTAGCATTTTTAGCCCAAGTGGTTTGCCAGCCCTTGTTGCTACTATTTCTTTGGAATCTCAG GTTGCATGCGTATTGGCAGTCTTGCCCATGCATGTTTGATGCGAATCAGAAGAATATTGCTCAAAGTGTACCTACGCTCCTTAGACACATTTGGAAGAATGTTCTTTTCCTTCCATTGGAACTATACTAA
- the LOC122296424 gene encoding uncharacterized protein LOC122296424 isoform X2: MKRWSSSRRTTALIVKNIIAQMVVYFRVRMIICFALVIHKEYQAFSEHGSTCVEVERSNSGFIIFAKTCQLHSTYIVFPSLAFLAQVVCQPLLLLFLWNLRLHAYWQSCPCMFDANQKNIAQSVPTLLRHIWKNVLFLPLELY, encoded by the exons ATGAAAAGGTGGTCGAGCAGCAGAAGGACAACCGCATTGATTGTCAAGAATATTATTGCTCAAATGGTGGTTTACTTTCGAGTAAG GATGATTATTTGCTTTGCTTTGGTGATCCACAAAGAATACCAAG CGTTTAGTGAACATGGAAGCACGTGTGTAGAAGTGGAAAGAAGCAACTCCGGTTTCATCATATTTGCCAAAACTTGTCAGCTCCATTCAACATATATAGTATTTCCAAGTTTAGCATTTTTAGCCCAAGTGGTTTGCCAGCCCTTGTTGCTACTATTTCTTTGGAATCTCAG GTTGCATGCGTATTGGCAGTCTTGCCCATGCATGTTTGATGCGAATCAGAAGAATATTGCTCAAAGTGTACCTACGCTCCTTAGACACATTTGGAAGAATGTTCTTTTCCTTCCATTGGAACTATACTAA
- the LOC122296424 gene encoding uncharacterized protein LOC122296424 isoform X5, whose product MASKFVEESGRSGEFLLGKIAKNIKQLKQYSNEKVVEQQKDNRIDCQEYYCSNGGLLSSKDDYLLCFGDPQRIPRSGKKQLRFHHICQNLSAPFNIYSISKFSIFSPSGLPALVATISLESQVACVLAVLPMHV is encoded by the exons ATGGCAAGCAAATTCGTCGAGGAAAGTGGTAGGTCGGGTGAATTTTTGCTCGGGAAAATTGCGAAGAACATCAAGCAACTGAAGCAGTACTCCAATGAAAAGGTGGTCGAGCAGCAGAAGGACAACCGCATTGATTGTCAAGAATATTATTGCTCAAATGGTGGTTTACTTTCGAGTAAG GATGATTATTTGCTTTGCTTTGGTGATCCACAAAGAATACCAAG AAGTGGAAAGAAGCAACTCCGGTTTCATCATATTTGCCAAAACTTGTCAGCTCCATTCAACATATATAGTATTTCCAAGTTTAGCATTTTTAGCCCAAGTGGTTTGCCAGCCCTTGTTGCTACTATTTCTTTGGAATCTCAG GTTGCATGCGTATTGGCAGTCTTGCCCATGCATGTTTGA
- the LOC122296424 gene encoding uncharacterized protein LOC122296424 isoform X4 — MASKFVEESGRSGEFLLGKIAKNIKQLKQYSNEKVVEQQKDNRIDCQEYYCSNGGLLSSKDDYLLCFGDPQRIPSEHGSTCVEVERSNSGFIIFAKTCQLHSTYIVFPSLAFLAQVVCQPLLLLFLWNLRRNEDS, encoded by the exons ATGGCAAGCAAATTCGTCGAGGAAAGTGGTAGGTCGGGTGAATTTTTGCTCGGGAAAATTGCGAAGAACATCAAGCAACTGAAGCAGTACTCCAATGAAAAGGTGGTCGAGCAGCAGAAGGACAACCGCATTGATTGTCAAGAATATTATTGCTCAAATGGTGGTTTACTTTCGAGTAAG GATGATTATTTGCTTTGCTTTGGTGATCCACAAAGAATACCAAG TGAACATGGAAGCACGTGTGTAGAAGTGGAAAGAAGCAACTCCGGTTTCATCATATTTGCCAAAACTTGTCAGCTCCATTCAACATATATAGTATTTCCAAGTTTAGCATTTTTAGCCCAAGTGGTTTGCCAGCCCTTGTTGCTACTATTTCTTTGGAATCTCAG GAGAAATGAGGATTCTTAA
- the LOC122296424 gene encoding uncharacterized protein LOC122296424 isoform X6: protein MASKFVEESGRSGEFLLGKIAKNIKQLKQYSNEKVVEQQKDNRIDCQEYYCSNGGLLSSKDDYLLCFGDPQRIPRSGKKQLRFHHICQNLSAPFNIYSISKFSIFSPSGLPALVATISLESQEK, encoded by the exons ATGGCAAGCAAATTCGTCGAGGAAAGTGGTAGGTCGGGTGAATTTTTGCTCGGGAAAATTGCGAAGAACATCAAGCAACTGAAGCAGTACTCCAATGAAAAGGTGGTCGAGCAGCAGAAGGACAACCGCATTGATTGTCAAGAATATTATTGCTCAAATGGTGGTTTACTTTCGAGTAAG GATGATTATTTGCTTTGCTTTGGTGATCCACAAAGAATACCAAG AAGTGGAAAGAAGCAACTCCGGTTTCATCATATTTGCCAAAACTTGTCAGCTCCATTCAACATATATAGTATTTCCAAGTTTAGCATTTTTAGCCCAAGTGGTTTGCCAGCCCTTGTTGCTACTATTTCTTTGGAATCTCAG GAGAAATGA